A genomic region of Raphanus sativus cultivar WK10039 chromosome 6, ASM80110v3, whole genome shotgun sequence contains the following coding sequences:
- the LOC108813637 gene encoding heptahelical transmembrane protein 3, which translates to MKRRRAARKSSSATVEVSDSKMGGRRLMKFEELPGYLQDNEFIHDHYRCQWSLRDTFLSAFSWHNETLNIWTHLIGFMIFMWMMVLSSLETTELSLAGLFNGMSGAWIRLSSNHTLLRHDSNVTEHIPLLNSREVNHQNHQESVPKWPWLLYLAGAMGCLICSSVSHLFACHSKRFNLFFWRLDYAGISLMIVSSFFAPIYYAFSCHPNFRFIYLSSISILGLLAIITLLAPALSAPRFRPFRAYLFLAMGFCSVVPASHVLCLYWGHPNVLFALACELATGLSYAVGAVFYVSRVPERWKPGAFDIAGHSHQIFHVFVVLGALVHCVATLVIVDFRRASPCGV; encoded by the exons atgaagagaagaagagcggCGAGGAAATCATCATCGGCGACGGTGGAGGTTAGCGATTCGAAAATGGGAGGGAGGAGGTTGATGAAGTTCGAGGAGTTGCCTGGGTATTTGCAGGATAACGAGTTTATACACGACCATTATCGATGCCAATGGTCTCTCAGAGATACATTCCTTAGTGCCTTCTCTTGGCATAACGAGACTCTCAACATCTGGAC GCACTTGATTGGGTTTATGATATTTATGTGGATGATGGTGTTGAGCTCCTTAGAGACGACGGAGCTTAGCCTTGCAGGACTCTTCAACGGCATGTCCGG AGCGTGGATTCGCCTCTCCAGCAATCACACTCTGCTTCGTCAT GATTCCAACGTGACAGAACACATCCCACTTCTCAACTCTCGAGAAGTAAACCACCAAAACCACCAAGAATCTGTTCCGAAATGGCCATGGCTTTTGTACTTAGCCGGAGCAATGGGTTGCCTAATCTGCAGCTCTGTTTCACACCTCTTCGCTTGCCACTCAAAACGTTTCAACCTCTTCTTCTGGCGTTTGGACTACGCAGGAATCTCACTGATGATCGTTTCCTCTTTCTTCGCGCCTATCTACTACGCATTCTCCTGCCACCCTAACTTCCGTTTCATCTACCTTTCTTCAATCTCAATCCTCGGTCTCCTCGCTATCATCACTCTCCTCGCTCCAGCTCTCTCAGCGCCGCGTTTCAGACCATTCAGGGCCTATCTTTTCCTTGCGATGGGATTCTGTAGTGTGGTACCAGCTTCACATGTGCTTTGCCTTTACTGGGGCCACCCTAACGTGTTATTCGCTCTAGCTTGCGAGCTTGCCACTGGTCTGTCTTATGCTGTGGGAGCAGTGTTTTATGTTAGCCGTGTGCCTGAGAGATGGAAGCCTGGAGCGTTTGATATTGCCGGGCACAGCCATCAGATATTCCATGTGTTTGTTGTTTTGGGAGCTCTTGTTCATTGTGTTGCCACTCTTGTCATTGTGGATTTTCGACGAGCGTCTCCTTGTGGGGTTTAG
- the LOC108809628 gene encoding probable myosin-binding protein 5, translated as MVGRSYSLTMRGAKSEDLRIALYETKEDVQRLQEELDAEREASDSSASEAMSMILRLQGEKAALVMEASQYRRMAEERMSHAELSLELLEDLNYQKEVEIKNLESRLYAYKCKLLSLGCRGTDDDDHSSSDMRCCDDRSQTPSPEPFDTDVLVPVEKEVIEQSLDSSRRRHQEKNLDLYWDQIKKLDEQLKELTDFKDSLKTKNGEITGRAFAASSSNIQDVVPKVCKKSSKRRRNRSVKRDHAKQGGFNANDAEYQAELQRLRERVEQLERATCNAEPQTSEVMQEEKLSYVQAEMKNSRTEKLPPCYDSAIVSVQEAMLYFWL; from the exons ATGGTAGGAAGAAGCTACAGCTTAACTATGCGTGGAGCTAAGTCCGAGGATCTTAGAATAGCACTTTACGAAACGAAGGAAGATGTTCAGAGACTCCAAGAAGAGTTAGACGCCGAGAGAGAAGCCAGTGACTCTTCAGCGAGCGAAGCCATGTCAATGATTCTAAGGCTTCAAGGAGAAAAAGCGGCTTTGGTTATGGAAGCTAGCCAGTACAGGAGAATGGCGGAGGAGAGAATGTCTCACGCTGAGCTGTCGCTGGAGCTTTTGGAGGATCTGAACTACCAGAAAGAAGTTGAAATCAAGAATCTTGAGAGCAGATTGTATGCCTACAAATGCAAGCTTTTGAGCTTGGGATGTAGGGgaactgatgatgatgatcattcTTCTAGTGATATGAGATGTTGCGATGATAGATCTCAAACCCCATCTCCAGAGCCGTTTGATACGGATGTTTTGGTTCCCGTGGAGAAGGAAGTTATTGAGCAGAGCTTGGATTCATCAAGAAGGAGACATCAGGAGAAGAATTTAGATTTGTATTGGGATCAGATCAAGAAGCTAGACGAGCAATTAAAAGAGCTTACAGATTTTAAAGATTCTTTAAAAACTAAGAACGGAGAAATAACAGGGAGAGCTTTTGCTGCAAGCTCGTCAAACATTCAAGATGTAGTTCCAAAGGTGTGTAAGAAATCATCTAAACGGAGGAGAAACAGAAGCGTAAAGAGAGATCATGCAAAACAAGGTGGTTTTAATGCAAATGATGCGGAGTATCAAGCCGAGTTGCAGCggttgagagagagagtagagcAGCTTGAGCGGGCGACATGCAACGCAGAGCCTCAAACTAGTGAGGTAATGCAAGAAGAAAAGTTGAGTTATGTCCAAGCTGAAATGAAGAATTCAAGAACTGAGAAGTTACCTCCTTGTTATGATTCAGCTATTGTCTCTGTCCAAGAG GCAATGCTTTACTTCTGGCTATGA
- the LOC108812659 gene encoding transmembrane 9 superfamily member 10: MAILRGSVEIRILIFACVFLNVNVHAFYLPGVAPQDFQMGDALMVKVNKLTSTKTQLPFSYYSLPYCRPEKIVDSAENLGEVLRGDRIENSPFVFKMRESQMCAAVCRVKLDKKSAKALKEKIVDEYRVNMILDNLPLVVPVQRPDQDNVVVYQHGFHVGLKGIFVGKKEEKYFIHNHLTFTVRFHRDIETDSSRIVGFEVKPFSIKHEYEGEWNEKTRLTTCDPHTKRAVTNSESPQEVEEGSEIIFTYDVDFQESEVKWASRWDTYLLMADDQIHWFSIVNSMMIVLFLSGMVAMIMLRTLYRDISNYNQLETHEEVLEETGWKLVHGDVFRPPECPELLCVYAGTGVQCFGMILVTMIFACLGFLSPSNRGGLMTAMLLLWVFMGLLAGYASSRLYKTLRGTEWKKIALRTAFMFPATVFVAFFVLNAIIWGQKSSGAVPFGTMFALVVLWFGISVPLVFIGSYIGFRKPALEDPVKTNKIPRQVPIQAWYMNPIFSILIGGILPFGAVFIELFFILTSIWLHQFYYIFGFLFIVFIILIITCAEITVVLCYFQLCSEDYQWWWRSYLTSGSSAVYLFLYAAFYFYTKLEITKLVSAVLYFGYMLIVSYVFFVFTGAIGFYACFWFTRLIYSSVKID, from the exons ATGGCGATTCTAAGAGGATCGGTAGAGATTCGGATTCTGATATTCGCCTGCGTTTTCCTCAACGTCAATGTCCACGCCTTTTACCTTCCCGGCGTCGCTCCACAGGATTTTCAAATG GGAGATGCATTGATGGTGAAAGTGAATAAACTTACATCTACAAAGACTCAGCTTCCATTCTCCTACTACTCTCTTCCTTATTGTCGTCCAGAGAAGATCGTTGACAGTGCAGAGAATCTCGGGGAAGTTCTACGTGGTGATCGGATTGAGAACTCTCCCTTTGTG TTTAAAATGAGGGAATCTCAGATGTGCGCTGCTGTTTGTCGTGTAAAGCTCGATAAGAAAAGCGCCAAGGCCTTGAAGGAGAAGATTGTTGATGAATACCGTGTTAACAT GATTTTGGACAACCTTCCGCTAGTTGTTCCGGTGCAAAGGCCAGACCAGGATAATGTTGTGGTTTATCAGCATGGTTTCCATGTTGGTCTCAAGGGTATCTTTGTCGGG AAAAAAGAGGAGAAGTATTTTATCCACAACCACTTGACCTTCACCGTTAGGTTTCACAGAGACATAGAGACTGATTCTTCAAGAATCGTCGGTTTTGAGGTCAAACCGTTCAG TATAAAGCATGAATACGAAGGTGAGTGGAACGAGAAGACTCGGTTAACGACATGTGATCCACATACAAAGCGTGCAGTCACCAACTCTGAGTCTCCTCAAGAGGTGGAAGAAGGGAGCGAGATTATCTTCACATACGATGTTGACTTCCAGGAAAGCGAGGTGAAATGGGCTTCTAGGTGGGACACTTACCTTCTCATGGCTGATGATCAGATCCATTGGTTCTCAATTGTTAACTCTATGATGATTGTTCTCTTCCTCTCCGGTATGGTCGCCATGATCATGCTACGGACGCTCTACCGAGATATCTCCAACTACAACCAGTTAGAGACACACGAAGAGGTCTTAGAAGAGACCGGTTGGAAACTGGTTCACGGAGATGTTTTCAGACCGCCAGAGTGCCCGGAGTTGCTCTGCGTCTATGCAGGAACCGGAGTTCAGTGTTTTGGGATGATTCTCGTCACCATGATCTTCGCGTGTCTCGGCTTTTTGTCTCCTTCCAACCGCGGTGGTCTAATGACGGCTATGCTTTTGCTTTGGGTGTTCATGGGACTCTTGGCTGGATACGCTTCTTCTCGTCTCTACAAAACGTTAAGAGGAACAGAATGGAAGAAAATCGCTCTGAGAACCGCATTCATGTTCCCTGCGACCGTCTTTGTCGCATTCTTCGTCCTTAACGCCATTATCTGGGGACAGAAGTCATCCGGTGCGGTCCCGTTCGGTACAATGTTTGCTCTCGTCGTCCTCTGGTTCGGAATCTCAGTGCCGCTAGTCTTCATCGGTAGCTACATCGGTTTCCGAAAACCGGCACTAGAAGATCCAGTGAAAACCAACAAGATACCGAGACAGGTCCCGATACAGGCCTGGTACATGAACCCGATCTTCTCAATCTTGATCGGAGGCATTCTCCCATTCGGTGCAGTCTTCATCGAGCTCTTCTTCATACTCACGTCGATATGGCTACACCAGTTCTACTACATATTCGGGTTCCTCTTCATCGTCTTCATCATCTTGATCATCACTTGCGCAGAGATCACGGTCGTCCTCTGTTATTTCCAGCTCTGCAGTGAAGACTATCAGTGGTGGTGGAGATCTTACCTAACGTCGGGATCTTCCGCGGTTTACCTCTTTCTCTACGCAGCGTTTTACTTCTACACTAAGCTCGAGATCACGAAGCTCGTCTCTGCAGTCCTCTACTTCGGGTATATGCTCATTGTCTCGTACGTTTTCTTTGTCTTCACGGGTGCAATTGGGTTCTACGCTTGCTTTTGGTTCACCAGGCTTATCTACTCTTCTGTTAAGATCGATTGA
- the LOC108812661 gene encoding F-box/LRR-repeat protein At3g58930-like, which yields MDRLTSLPDELLHHILSCLPTKSAVVTSSLSKRWLNLWKHNPNLDIDDSVFIHPEDGKGEREEIRQSFVRFVDGVLAMQGDSPINNFALKCITGVHPDTVNRWICNVLQRGVSDLNLFTDFTDEDTEDDSYHLPKELFFSSTLVKLKLRSEHCVDWWWTGGMWSDPFSLPMLKSLDIDSDLIFCGKIEEFIPAFPVLEELRMGSMEWIQSDVTVSSATLRTLSLHGTGCDDFVNPTRVSFDTPNLNVLSYYDLVAQDYPVVNMKKLVHATINLIVTDEQVKRLRESDNDLAEDDDADDVFVDFGNVAKLMNGIQTVQQLSFTADTLEVLSQCCNTLPVFNNLKFLGITSEEGRGWQAMPALIKNCPRLETIILEGLLHCVTDKCGDACPCISREDKGRSLRSCPVNRLEIQGFRATMKEMNMIKHFLDYFPSLKRLDVVIEDNEPTQLRNPELSNCVKEMFKLYSEMYPSCSVELQVSAFLQKKWRAQGHI from the exons ATGGATCGTCTCACCAGTCTACCAGATGAGCTTCTTCATCATATCTTGTCCTGCCTTCCCACAAAGTCTGCTGTTGTGACTTCTTCTCTCTCAAAGAGATGGCTCAATCTCTGGAAACACAATCCCAATCTCGACATTGACGACTCTGTCTTCATTCATCCTGAAGATGGTAAAGGAGAGAGGGAAGAGATTCGACAGAGCTTCGTCCGTTTCGTGGACGGTGTACTCGCTATGCAGGGTGATTCTCCTATCAACAACTTCGCCCTAAAGTGTATCACTGGTGTCCATCCAGATACTGTCAACCGTTGGATATGTAACGTCCTGCAGCGTGGCGTTTCGGACCTTAACCTCTTCACTGATTTTACTGACGAGGATACTGAAGATGACAGCTATCACTTGCCTAAAGAGTTGTTCTTTAGCAGTACACTCGTTAAGCTGAAGCTGAGAAGTGAACATTGTGTTGATTGGTGGTGGACGGGCGGAATGTGGAGCGATCCTTTTTCCTTACCCATGCTTAAGAGTCTTGACATTGACTCTGACTTGATTTTCTGCGGTAAGATTGAGGAGTTCATTCCTGCTTTCCCTGTTCTTGAGGAGCTACGAATGGGTAGCATGGAGTGGATACAGTCGGATGTAACCGTGTCAAGTGCAACCCTCAGAACGCTTAGTCTCCATGGCACCGGTTGTGATGATTTTGTGAATCCAACGAGGGTTTCTTTTGATACTCCAAACCTGAATGTGTTGAGCTACTATGACTTAGTTGCCCAAGACTATCCTGTGGTCAATATGAAGAAGTTAGTTCATGCTACAATCAATCTTATAGTAACTGATGAACAGGTTAAGCGACTAAGAGAGTCAGATAATGATTTGGCAGAGGATGATGATGCTGATGATGTTTTTGTCGACTTTGGCAATGTGGCGAAGCTCATGAATGGCATACAAACTGTTCAGCAACTTTCCTTCACTGCTGATACTCTCGAG GTGCTTTCTCAATGCTGTAATACACTGCCGGTTTTCAACAACCTCAAGTTCTTAGGTATTACGAGTGAAGAGGGTCGAGGATGGCAAGCAATGCCAGCTCTTATTAAGAATTGTCCTCGTCTAGAAACTATAATCCTTGAG GGTCTACTACATTGTGTAACTGATAAGTGTGGGGATGCTTGTCCATGCATTTCTCGGGAAGACAAAGGTCGTTCACTCAGGTCTTGTCCAGTGAACAGGTTGGAGATTCAAGGCTTTCGAGCAACGATGAAAGAGATGAACATGATAAAGCATTTCTTGGACTATTTTCCAAGTTTAAAAAGGCTTGACGTCGTCATTGAAGACAATGAACCTACGCAGCTCAGAAACCCGGAGTTGTCTAACTGTGTCAAGGAGATGTTCAAACTCTACAGCGAGATGTATCCGAGTTGCAGTGTCGAGCTCCAAGTTAGTGCTTTCTTGCAAAAGAAGTGGCGTGCACAAGGACATATctga